From a single Fuerstiella sp. genomic region:
- a CDS encoding DUF3050 domain-containing protein, whose translation MNSCHSLNERISRLRQCLLQHPAYSLLTCEKTLITFMEFHVFAVWDFMSLLKSLQRELTCVSVPWTPPKNRSAAKLINEIVLAEESDMSAEGNPASHFELYLSAMRAANADTTRIDTLIGTIQGGGFWRDALSVPPTPPSIRNFVDSTFDIIDSGDLCAIAAAFTFGREQLLPDVFEQIVSRLNCENEGRFSSFEYYLQRHIQLDGNEHSHMAEQLMVELCGDDKRNWKSAEDAAEKSLKARLQLWNAISERIQADSSERQLTGRS comes from the coding sequence ATGAACTCCTGCCATTCATTGAACGAAAGAATCTCGCGACTGCGGCAGTGTTTGCTGCAGCATCCCGCTTATTCGCTGTTGACGTGTGAGAAAACATTGATCACCTTCATGGAGTTCCATGTCTTCGCCGTTTGGGACTTCATGAGTTTACTCAAGTCACTCCAGCGTGAATTAACATGTGTGTCCGTCCCGTGGACTCCACCAAAGAATCGCTCGGCCGCCAAACTAATTAACGAAATCGTCCTGGCCGAAGAATCGGACATGAGTGCCGAGGGAAACCCTGCCAGTCACTTCGAACTGTATCTGTCGGCGATGAGAGCGGCCAATGCCGACACCACCCGAATCGACACGCTCATCGGCACGATTCAGGGCGGTGGATTTTGGCGCGATGCTCTGTCCGTACCACCAACTCCGCCGAGCATTCGCAACTTCGTCGACTCAACCTTTGACATCATCGACAGCGGTGACCTGTGTGCAATCGCTGCGGCTTTCACATTCGGACGCGAGCAATTGCTGCCCGACGTGTTTGAGCAAATTGTTTCGCGGCTCAATTGCGAAAACGAAGGTCGATTTTCTTCCTTCGAGTACTACCTGCAGCGGCATATTCAGCTTGACGGCAATGAACATAGCCATATGGCAGAACAACTGATGGTCGAACTCTGCGGTGACGACAAACGGAATTGGAAATCTGCCGAAGACGCGGCGGAAAAGTCACTTAAGGCACGACTGCAACTGTGGAACGCAATTTCGGAACGCATTCAAGCTGATTCTTCGGAACGTCAGCTCACAGGACGATCGTAA
- a CDS encoding DUF1501 domain-containing protein, translated as MKNPWIEYRHLLNRRGLLQRSSSAIGVAALAGLMARDGVAQNAAVDQLTHFAPRARRIVYLFQSGGPSHLELFDYKPGLGRRHGSELPDTIRQGQRLTGMTSGQKSFPVIAPKFNFRRAGQAGTWISELLPHTAKVMDEICLIRSVHTEAINHDPAITFIQTGSQQPGRPSLGAWLSYGLGSDAEDLPAFAVMISHGSGRDANQGLLERLWGSGFLPSSHQGIKLRSRGDAVLYLSDPPGIDRDLRRTMLDGLGKLNEQQLNQSGDPEIVTRMAQYEMAFRMQASVPDLTNLSTESAETFKRYGDDAQKPGTFAANCLMARRMLERGVRCVQLYHRGWDQHGGIPTNIPKQAQDIDQPQAALITDLKQRGMLEDTLVVWAGEFGRSVYGQGGLKVDYGRDHHGRCFSIWLAGGGIRPGMVHGETDDYGYNIVRDPVHIHDLNATILHTLGYDHKRLTFRFQGRDYRLTDVHGEVVSDVLS; from the coding sequence ATGAAAAATCCCTGGATCGAATACCGGCACTTGCTCAATCGTCGGGGATTGCTGCAGCGTTCCTCGTCTGCAATTGGTGTGGCGGCTCTGGCAGGATTGATGGCACGTGACGGCGTTGCTCAGAACGCTGCGGTTGATCAGTTGACGCATTTTGCTCCTCGTGCCCGTCGCATTGTTTATCTGTTCCAGTCGGGCGGTCCGTCTCATCTGGAATTGTTCGATTATAAGCCTGGCCTTGGAAGACGACACGGCAGTGAGCTTCCCGACACTATCCGCCAGGGACAGCGATTGACAGGGATGACGTCGGGTCAGAAAAGCTTCCCGGTAATCGCTCCAAAATTTAACTTTCGGAGAGCCGGACAGGCAGGAACGTGGATTAGTGAACTCCTGCCGCATACCGCGAAAGTTATGGACGAAATCTGCCTGATTCGTTCGGTTCACACCGAGGCGATCAATCACGATCCGGCTATCACATTTATACAAACGGGTTCGCAGCAGCCGGGTCGACCCTCGTTAGGTGCCTGGCTGAGCTACGGGCTGGGGAGCGATGCGGAAGACTTGCCGGCTTTTGCCGTGATGATTTCACACGGTTCGGGCAGGGACGCTAATCAAGGACTGCTGGAACGATTGTGGGGCAGTGGATTTCTGCCGTCCAGTCATCAGGGAATCAAGCTGCGAAGTCGTGGGGATGCGGTCCTGTATCTTTCCGATCCCCCCGGGATCGATCGGGACCTCCGCCGAACGATGCTCGATGGTCTGGGGAAACTCAACGAACAGCAGCTCAATCAGTCGGGAGATCCCGAAATTGTCACGCGGATGGCACAGTACGAAATGGCGTTTCGCATGCAGGCGTCAGTTCCGGACCTGACAAACCTGTCCACAGAGTCGGCTGAAACATTCAAACGTTACGGCGACGATGCGCAGAAGCCGGGAACATTTGCTGCCAACTGTTTGATGGCCCGGCGAATGCTGGAACGTGGAGTTCGCTGTGTACAGCTCTATCACCGCGGATGGGATCAGCATGGAGGTATCCCGACCAACATTCCAAAACAGGCCCAGGATATTGATCAGCCTCAGGCGGCGCTCATCACGGATCTGAAACAGCGTGGAATGCTTGAAGACACACTTGTTGTTTGGGCAGGAGAATTCGGTCGTTCAGTTTACGGACAGGGCGGGCTCAAGGTCGATTACGGTCGCGACCATCACGGCCGTTGTTTTTCGATCTGGCTGGCCGGGGGAGGCATCAGGCCTGGTATGGTGCACGGCGAGACTGACGACTACGGATACAACATCGTCCGCGATCCGGTACACATTCACGATCTTAATGCCACGATCCTGCATACACTGGGTTACGATCATAAACGACTTACCTTCCGTTTTCAGGGGCGCGATTATCGGCTGACAGATGTCCACGGCGAAGTTGTGTCGGATGTTCTGAGTTAA
- a CDS encoding cobalamin-independent methionine synthase II family protein: protein MADTLFPTTVIGSLPRPEWIREIILDRKDETISEDETNRLLDPAVESVMRLQERSGLDEITDGEWRRESYVKVFAQRVRGFKPDLIDIRQMLYPAVVEPIEYYRPLVLEEAAFARTKTECRLKVTLPAPYIIGRRMWHADHSKQAYPVPERLMEDCVPILRREIENLIQNGINTIQLDEPWLSTLVDPRFREREGLTDVQYEMDLCVDLINQVLDGFTSINTGMHLCHAHFNYTHGTEGPYDLIMPALAKIRVGTISMEYATPVAGGMESLAQFPDGPRLGLGCIDHCDRKIETPDVVMERVEEAMQYVDKERITLHPDCGFSPSVQNPMDLDQAYLKLKSMCQAAHTLRKKHG from the coding sequence ATGGCAGACACACTTTTTCCGACAACCGTTATCGGCAGCCTGCCTCGACCTGAGTGGATACGGGAAATCATCCTGGACCGCAAAGACGAAACAATCTCCGAAGACGAAACGAACCGACTGCTGGACCCGGCCGTGGAATCCGTGATGCGACTGCAGGAACGTTCGGGTCTGGATGAAATCACGGACGGTGAATGGCGTCGGGAAAGTTATGTCAAAGTTTTTGCGCAACGTGTCAGGGGCTTCAAACCGGACTTAATCGACATCCGGCAGATGTTGTATCCCGCGGTGGTCGAACCCATCGAATACTACCGCCCTCTCGTCCTGGAAGAGGCTGCGTTTGCCCGTACGAAAACTGAATGCCGTCTGAAAGTAACATTGCCCGCCCCGTATATCATTGGCAGACGGATGTGGCATGCGGACCATTCAAAACAGGCATATCCCGTGCCGGAACGGCTGATGGAAGATTGCGTTCCCATACTCCGACGCGAAATTGAAAACCTCATCCAAAACGGAATCAATACCATACAACTCGACGAACCGTGGCTCAGTACCCTTGTGGACCCCAGGTTTCGTGAACGTGAGGGTCTGACAGATGTTCAATACGAGATGGATCTGTGCGTCGATCTGATCAATCAGGTGCTGGATGGCTTCACGTCCATCAACACAGGTATGCACCTGTGCCATGCACACTTCAATTACACACACGGCACTGAAGGTCCCTATGATCTCATCATGCCTGCTCTGGCAAAAATACGGGTTGGCACCATCTCAATGGAGTACGCCACTCCCGTTGCGGGAGGAATGGAATCCCTGGCACAATTCCCCGACGGACCGCGACTGGGTTTGGGCTGTATCGATCACTGCGACCGGAAGATCGAAACACCGGACGTGGTTATGGAACGTGTCGAAGAAGCAATGCAATACGTAGACAAGGAACGCATCACCCTGCACCCCGACTGCGGGTTCTCGCCTTCCGTGCAGAATCCAATGGACCTGGACCAGGCCTATTTGAAACTGAAATCAATGTGTCAGGCCGCACACACCCTGAGAAAAAAACATGGCTGA
- a CDS encoding PSD1 and planctomycete cytochrome C domain-containing protein: MLQYLFLTLLAVCHASVFAVASVPAKIDFNRDVRPILSNYCWNCHGPDQDARQAGLRLDLREGALAKTENGVRPIVPGNVKLSELVVRIEAHDDQQMPPASFQKRLSGTQREILKHWIAEGAPYAVHWAFVAPRRLPGPRISQTDWVRNEIDAFVLRQLEAGGLAPAVEAGRETWLRRVTLDLTGLPPTPADRQAFLSNTSPDAYEDVVDRLLESPRHAERLAMHWLDAARYADTNGYNNDELRTLWPWRDWVISAFARNLSYDRFLTEQLAGDLLPDATISQKVATGFNRNHVLTTEGGIIEEEYRVEYVADRVHTTSTVFMGLSLQCARCHDHKYDPLSQREYYQFAAFFNNIPDKVVGYSKGKMAEPLLKLPSLAQQAQQDRLESRRDELSVLLKNRSAQIDNALEEWEASLTPGQIKVISADAGDASAVDAADDSSEEISEILLTARTSRSDDQNQRLQMWYLNHIDAISKEWQTERTRILELLKKLDDSIPVTMVMGEMSPRRRTHVLRRGEYDQPGEEVQAGVPEILSGPSHAAANRLEMARWFTDPQHPLTARVAVNRWWKLLFGTGLVETLEDFGVQGTPPSHPELLDWLATELIRRNWNTREMLKLMVLSATYRQTSDVTPEKLERDPGNRLLARGPRYRLAAETVRDNALAISGLLVERIGGPSVKPYQPAGLWEDVSVERREKYAPDTGDGLYRRSMYTFWKRTCPPPAMSAFDAPDRETCVIRRARTNTPLQALVLLNDPTYVEAARIFAERVLLKTGSDEEHFQSAFEIALCRLPQSNEIVILKSVLRKARQRFSNDPAAAEKLLTIGHSPHTDRIGPGELAAWTIVTSLILNLDETISKT; encoded by the coding sequence ATGTTGCAGTATCTGTTCCTTACGTTGTTGGCCGTCTGCCATGCCTCCGTCTTTGCAGTGGCTTCAGTACCCGCGAAGATTGATTTTAATCGCGATGTGCGTCCGATCCTGTCGAATTACTGCTGGAACTGTCATGGTCCGGATCAGGATGCCAGGCAAGCCGGACTGCGACTGGATCTGCGTGAAGGGGCACTTGCCAAAACAGAAAATGGTGTGCGTCCAATCGTGCCAGGCAATGTGAAATTGAGCGAACTGGTTGTGCGAATCGAAGCACATGACGATCAGCAGATGCCACCGGCATCTTTTCAGAAGCGTTTGTCCGGCACTCAGCGGGAAATTCTGAAACACTGGATTGCAGAGGGAGCACCGTACGCGGTTCACTGGGCATTTGTCGCACCGCGGCGTCTACCAGGACCACGTATCAGTCAGACGGACTGGGTACGAAATGAGATTGATGCATTTGTATTGCGACAGCTGGAAGCCGGCGGGCTTGCACCTGCGGTCGAGGCCGGCCGTGAAACCTGGCTGCGCCGGGTGACACTTGATTTGACCGGATTGCCGCCAACTCCCGCAGATCGTCAGGCGTTTCTGTCGAATACGTCACCGGACGCCTATGAAGATGTCGTTGATCGTTTGCTGGAATCTCCGCGTCATGCTGAACGTCTGGCGATGCACTGGCTCGATGCGGCACGATACGCAGACACCAATGGATATAATAACGACGAGTTGCGTACGCTGTGGCCATGGCGAGACTGGGTCATCAGCGCGTTCGCCCGCAATCTGTCCTATGACCGTTTTCTGACCGAACAGCTGGCCGGCGATCTGCTTCCGGACGCAACGATCAGTCAGAAAGTGGCCACGGGATTCAATCGTAATCATGTCCTCACGACAGAAGGAGGAATCATCGAAGAAGAATATCGCGTTGAATATGTTGCTGACCGGGTGCACACTACATCAACGGTCTTCATGGGGCTCTCCCTGCAGTGTGCTCGCTGCCATGACCACAAGTACGATCCGTTGTCACAACGGGAGTATTATCAGTTCGCGGCCTTCTTCAACAACATCCCGGACAAAGTGGTCGGCTACAGTAAGGGAAAAATGGCCGAACCATTACTGAAACTTCCTTCGCTCGCTCAGCAGGCACAACAGGACCGACTGGAGTCTCGTCGGGATGAACTTTCCGTACTCCTAAAAAACAGGTCAGCTCAGATCGATAATGCACTGGAGGAGTGGGAGGCGTCACTGACTCCCGGGCAAATCAAAGTCATTTCGGCCGATGCAGGTGATGCATCCGCAGTGGACGCGGCCGATGACTCGTCCGAAGAAATCAGTGAGATTTTGTTAACAGCCCGCACCAGCCGGTCGGATGATCAGAATCAACGTCTTCAGATGTGGTATCTGAATCACATCGACGCGATCTCCAAAGAGTGGCAGACGGAACGGACCAGGATCCTGGAACTTCTGAAAAAACTGGATGACTCAATACCCGTGACGATGGTGATGGGCGAGATGTCTCCGCGACGGCGTACGCACGTACTCAGGCGGGGGGAATACGATCAGCCTGGCGAAGAAGTGCAGGCCGGTGTTCCCGAAATTCTGTCCGGTCCGTCTCACGCGGCAGCGAACCGTCTTGAAATGGCCCGTTGGTTTACTGATCCGCAACATCCGCTGACGGCGCGTGTCGCGGTGAATCGCTGGTGGAAACTTCTGTTCGGCACCGGACTCGTCGAGACCCTGGAAGACTTTGGTGTCCAGGGGACACCTCCCAGTCATCCGGAACTGCTCGACTGGCTGGCCACGGAGTTGATTCGGCGAAACTGGAACACACGTGAGATGCTGAAACTGATGGTCCTGTCCGCCACCTACCGTCAGACATCGGATGTTACCCCTGAAAAGCTCGAACGTGATCCCGGAAATCGTCTGCTGGCTCGCGGACCTCGATACCGGCTTGCCGCTGAAACAGTCCGTGACAACGCCCTGGCGATCAGCGGACTGCTGGTTGAACGTATCGGCGGCCCCAGTGTCAAGCCCTACCAACCTGCCGGCCTGTGGGAAGATGTGTCGGTCGAACGCCGTGAGAAGTACGCACCCGACACGGGAGACGGTTTGTATCGTCGCAGCATGTACACCTTCTGGAAGCGCACCTGTCCGCCACCAGCCATGTCGGCTTTTGACGCACCTGATCGCGAAACGTGTGTCATCCGTCGAGCGCGAACGAATACACCCTTGCAGGCGTTGGTACTGCTCAACGATCCGACTTATGTCGAAGCCGCCCGGATTTTTGCTGAACGCGTACTGTTAAAGACCGGCTCCGATGAAGAACATTTTCAATCAGCGTTTGAGATCGCACTGTGCCGATTACCGCAGTCGAATGAAATTGTCATCCTGAAGTCTGTCCTGCGGAAGGCGAGGCAACGATTCAGCAACGATCCAGCCGCGGCGGAAAAATTGCTGACAATCGGACACTCGCCGCATACGGACAGGATTGGTCCCGGAGAATTGGCTGCATGGACCATCGTCACCAGTCTGATACTGAATCTGGATGAGACGATCTCAAAAACATGA
- a CDS encoding DUF2867 domain-containing protein: protein MDIPAGRPGRQPGRYHPVDLNVSDTPDRWNVEIIDAPRTLRLPAEMKLPGRAGLQFVVTPRESSSEINQTAMFDPVGLFRICYWYSICPLHQFIFSGMLATSQNLPQRSVSIPVSTNFRRNPLRNTK from the coding sequence ATGGACATTCCGGCCGGCAGACCGGGACGGCAACCCGGACGTTACCATCCGGTGGACCTGAACGTCAGCGACACTCCGGATCGCTGGAACGTGGAAATCATCGATGCCCCACGAACACTGCGTTTACCGGCCGAGATGAAACTTCCTGGTCGGGCAGGGCTGCAGTTTGTCGTCACTCCCAGAGAAAGCAGCAGCGAAATTAATCAAACGGCTATGTTCGACCCAGTTGGTTTATTTAGGATTTGCTACTGGTATTCGATCTGTCCTCTGCACCAGTTCATCTTCTCTGGCATGCTGGCAACATCACAGAACCTGCCGCAAAGATCAGTCAGCATCCCGGTGTCGACAAATTTCAGAAGAAACCCTCTGCGGAACACTAAATGA
- a CDS encoding tryptophan-rich sensory protein — protein sequence MTKTRTENATVGCGVTARYPSLIVFLILCFSAATFGRLFPPDSWYASLNRPDYAPPNWVFGPVWTVLYLMIAVAGWLVWKSSVSTGKRLTLTMFGIQLLLNAVWSVIFFGWHQPGWALLEIGVLWLTIATTILSFKRHSSPAAVLLFPYLAWVSFAAILNYGFWSLN from the coding sequence ATGACCAAAACCCGGACGGAAAACGCTACTGTCGGCTGCGGTGTGACTGCACGCTATCCATCACTCATCGTCTTCCTGATACTCTGCTTCAGTGCTGCCACCTTCGGTCGGTTATTTCCGCCGGATTCATGGTACGCATCGTTGAATCGCCCGGACTACGCTCCGCCGAACTGGGTGTTTGGTCCGGTCTGGACAGTGCTGTACCTGATGATCGCAGTCGCCGGTTGGCTGGTGTGGAAATCCAGCGTGTCGACCGGCAAACGTCTGACACTGACGATGTTTGGTATTCAGTTGCTTTTAAACGCCGTGTGGTCAGTAATTTTCTTCGGCTGGCACCAGCCCGGCTGGGCACTCTTGGAGATAGGCGTGCTGTGGCTGACGATTGCAACCACGATACTGTCCTTTAAACGACATTCGTCCCCGGCAGCAGTGTTGCTGTTCCCGTATTTAGCGTGGGTGAGTTTTGCCGCAATTTTGAATTATGGATTTTGGTCCCTGAATTAG
- a CDS encoding DUF393 domain-containing protein: MTDLFDIEMFYDGDCPLCMRETRLLGRLDQQNRIRFTNIAAPDFVAADYGKSHDEFMAEMHGRLIDGTWVSGGEVFRRLYSAVGLRPIVWLTRLPIISHLFDLSYAVFARHRLRLTGRCRDQCEVVPHSAK; this comes from the coding sequence ATGACTGACTTATTCGATATTGAGATGTTCTATGACGGCGATTGCCCCCTGTGCATGCGTGAGACTCGACTCCTTGGGCGTCTGGATCAACAGAACAGAATTCGTTTCACAAACATTGCCGCACCGGATTTTGTCGCAGCCGACTACGGCAAGTCGCACGATGAATTTATGGCCGAAATGCACGGACGCCTGATTGACGGCACCTGGGTATCAGGGGGCGAAGTCTTTCGGAGACTGTATTCTGCCGTTGGCCTGCGTCCGATTGTCTGGCTGACTCGGCTGCCGATCATCAGCCACCTGTTCGATCTGAGCTATGCGGTCTTCGCACGACATCGTCTGAGGCTGACAGGCCGTTGCAGGGACCAGTGCGAAGTTGTCCCACACTCAGCAAAGTAA
- a CDS encoding fasciclin domain-containing protein, whose protein sequence is MNKLITLIVVAMFASTAVAGDRCKGTVILSRKIRQPCPGTYIRAAHAAARPDIVDTAVEAGSFKTLVAAVKAAGMVETLKGPGPFTVFAPTDEAFARLPKGTLASLLKSENKAKLQDILTYHVVSGSVKAADIVKLTGVKTVQGQQVDITVKDHRVSVDGANVVKADIETGNGVIHVIDRVILPADKDTVDTAVEAGGFNTLVAAVKAAGLVDTLKGEGPFTVFAPTDDAFAKLPDGTISSLLKPENKDQLAAILTYHVVPGKVLASDLVQICCAKTVNGKSARVTVSDAGVMIDRANVVATDIETSNGAIHVIDRVMLP, encoded by the coding sequence ATGAACAAACTAATCACACTCATCGTTGTGGCAATGTTTGCTTCCACTGCAGTCGCCGGAGACAGATGCAAAGGAACCGTGATTCTATCGAGAAAGATCCGCCAACCGTGCCCAGGTACGTACATTCGGGCGGCGCACGCAGCAGCCAGGCCGGATATTGTTGATACCGCCGTTGAAGCGGGCTCATTCAAGACACTGGTTGCCGCTGTAAAAGCCGCCGGGATGGTGGAAACCCTGAAAGGCCCCGGCCCGTTCACGGTATTCGCTCCAACCGATGAAGCCTTCGCCAGACTTCCCAAAGGAACGCTCGCAAGTCTGCTGAAGTCTGAGAACAAGGCCAAACTCCAGGATATTCTGACGTACCACGTGGTGTCAGGAAGCGTGAAGGCCGCCGATATCGTGAAGCTGACCGGCGTAAAGACTGTGCAGGGTCAGCAGGTTGATATTACAGTGAAAGATCACAGGGTGAGTGTCGACGGTGCGAATGTAGTGAAGGCCGACATTGAAACCGGCAACGGGGTGATTCATGTGATCGATCGTGTGATTCTGCCAGCCGATAAAGACACCGTCGATACCGCTGTTGAGGCCGGGGGGTTCAACACGCTTGTTGCCGCTGTGAAAGCCGCAGGCCTGGTCGATACGCTGAAGGGCGAAGGACCGTTCACGGTATTCGCACCAACCGACGACGCTTTCGCGAAACTTCCTGACGGAACCATTTCGAGCCTTCTCAAGCCGGAAAATAAGGACCAGCTGGCTGCGATTTTGACATACCACGTCGTACCTGGAAAAGTGCTGGCCAGTGACCTCGTGCAAATCTGCTGTGCAAAGACGGTGAACGGCAAGTCCGCGCGTGTCACTGTGAGTGATGCGGGTGTTATGATCGACAGGGCCAACGTGGTGGCGACAGACATTGAGACCAGCAATGGGGCAATTCATGTCATCGATAGAGTCATGCTCCCCTAG
- a CDS encoding saccharopine dehydrogenase family protein, translating to MGKRVLIIGAGGVGQVVVSKCSQATDVFSEICLASRTKSKCDEIAEKLHRPIRTEQIDADNIAETVELMQRVHPDVLINVALPYQDLNLMEACLAAGVDYLDTACYEPRDEARFSYEYQWPYHEQFENKGLMALLGSGFDPGVTNVYCAYARKHLFDEIHHIDIIDANAGEHGLPFATNFNPEINIREISATGRYWEQEWKETDPLAVHQSFEFPDPAIGTKEIYLLYHEEMESLVRHMQGLKRIRFWMTFSDSYLTHLQVLENVGMTGIEPVDFQGEKIVPLEFLRTLLPDPAGLGPRTKGKTCIGCVFDGTKNGKQKQIYLYNVCDHQQCYGEVGSQAISFTTGVPAMIGAKLMVTDVWKQPGVWNMEQLNPDPFMEDLNQYGLPWQVIEGKPFFDQLPR from the coding sequence ATGGGCAAACGGGTGTTAATCATTGGCGCGGGGGGCGTCGGACAGGTGGTTGTCAGTAAGTGCAGCCAGGCAACTGATGTTTTTTCGGAAATTTGCCTCGCCAGTCGCACAAAATCGAAGTGCGATGAAATTGCAGAAAAACTTCACCGCCCGATCCGCACCGAACAGATCGATGCCGACAATATTGCTGAAACGGTTGAGTTGATGCAACGGGTCCATCCCGACGTACTGATTAATGTCGCGCTGCCGTATCAGGATCTGAACCTGATGGAAGCGTGCCTGGCCGCCGGAGTGGATTACCTGGATACGGCCTGTTACGAACCACGCGATGAAGCAAGATTCAGCTACGAATATCAGTGGCCGTACCACGAGCAATTTGAGAACAAAGGTTTGATGGCTCTGCTGGGAAGCGGCTTTGATCCTGGTGTGACCAACGTCTACTGCGCCTACGCCCGAAAACACCTGTTCGATGAGATTCACCACATCGACATCATCGATGCCAATGCCGGAGAGCACGGCCTGCCGTTCGCAACCAATTTTAACCCGGAAATCAATATTCGTGAAATTTCAGCTACTGGCCGCTACTGGGAACAGGAATGGAAGGAGACCGATCCACTGGCCGTGCATCAGTCTTTTGAGTTTCCGGATCCGGCGATTGGTACGAAAGAAATCTATCTGCTGTACCACGAAGAAATGGAGTCTCTCGTCCGGCACATGCAGGGGCTGAAACGTATCCGCTTCTGGATGACGTTTTCCGACTCGTATCTCACGCACCTGCAGGTACTGGAAAACGTCGGTATGACGGGAATCGAACCGGTTGATTTTCAGGGAGAAAAAATCGTCCCTCTTGAATTCCTCAGGACGCTGCTGCCGGATCCGGCCGGTCTGGGACCTCGCACAAAGGGCAAAACGTGTATTGGCTGCGTGTTTGACGGAACCAAAAACGGAAAACAGAAACAGATCTATCTCTACAACGTCTGCGATCACCAACAGTGTTACGGCGAAGTGGGCTCGCAGGCAATTTCGTTCACGACGGGAGTCCCGGCCATGATTGGCGCGAAACTGATGGTAACAGACGTGTGGAAACAACCGGGAGTCTGGAACATGGAACAATTGAATCCTGACCCGTTCATGGAGGATCTCAATCAGTACGGACTGCCCTGGCAGGTAATCGAAGGTAAACCATTCTTCGATCAGTTACCTCGTTAG
- the nspC gene encoding carboxynorspermidine decarboxylase yields the protein MDETALIDLCRRDELPTPAYLIHLGLLENNLRILDSVRQSCGARIILALKGFAMFSVFPQLRRFLQGTAASSVHEARLGLQEFGGELHCYSVAYTEQEISWLSKVATHITVNSLSQWDRFRSVATGPANQASYGLRINPEYSEVTTELYDACRPGTRLGITAEKLQNANLEGIEGLHFHTLCEQDSGTLARTLEKVEQNFGNALRHIRWLNMGGGHHISRDDYDINLLCDCVSRMRETYDVRVYLEPGEAVVLNTGFLIATVLDRFRSSDTEVAILDTSATAHMPDVLEMPYRPTVLGAGSPGERQHTIQLGGLTCLAGDVIGEYSFDENLKPGDRLVFTDMAHYTMVKNTTFNGVPLPVIAYYDPHTDRINVTRKFTYEDYRNRLS from the coding sequence ATGGACGAAACTGCATTGATTGACCTTTGCCGGCGGGATGAACTGCCGACACCAGCCTATCTGATTCATCTGGGGTTGCTGGAAAACAATCTCAGAATTCTGGACTCAGTCCGGCAGAGCTGCGGGGCGAGAATTATTCTGGCTTTGAAGGGCTTCGCCATGTTTTCCGTGTTTCCGCAACTTCGCCGATTCCTGCAGGGCACAGCGGCAAGTTCGGTACACGAAGCCCGGCTTGGTCTGCAAGAATTCGGCGGTGAGCTTCACTGCTACAGTGTCGCCTACACCGAACAGGAGATCTCCTGGCTTTCCAAAGTCGCGACACACATCACCGTCAACAGCCTCAGTCAGTGGGACCGCTTTCGGTCGGTAGCAACCGGGCCGGCAAACCAGGCTTCATACGGATTGCGAATTAACCCGGAATATTCTGAGGTGACAACGGAACTCTATGACGCGTGCCGACCAGGAACACGTTTGGGGATCACCGCCGAAAAACTGCAGAACGCCAATCTGGAAGGAATCGAGGGGCTGCACTTTCACACTTTGTGCGAACAGGATTCAGGAACACTCGCCCGAACACTGGAAAAAGTAGAACAGAATTTTGGAAACGCGCTGCGGCACATCAGGTGGCTGAACATGGGTGGCGGCCACCACATTTCCCGAGACGACTACGACATCAACCTGCTGTGCGATTGTGTATCGCGAATGCGTGAAACCTATGACGTGCGTGTGTATCTGGAACCAGGTGAAGCGGTCGTGTTAAACACCGGTTTTTTGATCGCAACAGTTCTGGATCGCTTTCGCAGCAGCGACACAGAGGTCGCTATACTGGATACGTCAGCAACAGCCCATATGCCTGATGTCCTGGAAATGCCCTACAGACCAACAGTTCTTGGGGCGGGGTCCCCGGGCGAACGACAGCATACGATTCAGCTGGGTGGATTGACCTGTCTGGCAGGCGATGTCATCGGTGAGTACTCCTTCGACGAAAATTTGAAACCCGGTGACCGACTGGTATTCACCGACATGGCCCATTACACAATGGTTAAGAACACCACGTTCAACGGAGTGCCGCTGCCAGTGATTGCGTACTACGATCCGCATACAGACAGGATCAACGTCACACGCAAATTCACATACGAAGACTACCGGAACCGTTTATCCTGA